From Persicobacter psychrovividus, the proteins below share one genomic window:
- a CDS encoding DUF4380 domain-containing protein, producing MEDKVIEHGKIRIEVKANVGARLNQLYFDNIPLLVSDKEQEEYYGSTWWPSPQRDWHWPPPKSIDEGAYHYKQSATSAKMTSSPLKTSDLRLTKGIEIINDHKVRFTYEAENIGKENKTFGHWEITRLAKGGRVIFPAGSAFGDAEFATFPGLLYFKKDKNTEKLINPSVDCFDIPIKKGCGTIPHTDKTKLLADGQDGWAAYLNDGILLVKSFENTEIDRLAPTQGEVELFVNPDLDFIELEEHGAYQTVAPEQTSTWTVDWYMYKYPSNMPQDAASIKAFVEKNIKVNNL from the coding sequence GTGGAAGATAAAGTAATTGAACACGGAAAAATCCGTATAGAAGTGAAAGCAAACGTTGGTGCGAGGTTAAACCAATTATATTTTGATAATATTCCGCTTTTGGTTTCTGATAAAGAACAGGAAGAATATTACGGTTCCACCTGGTGGCCAAGTCCGCAACGTGACTGGCACTGGCCACCGCCAAAATCAATCGATGAGGGTGCCTACCACTACAAACAGTCTGCTACTTCAGCCAAAATGACGAGCAGTCCCCTTAAAACAAGTGACTTGAGGCTCACCAAAGGCATCGAGATCATCAATGACCATAAGGTCCGTTTTACTTATGAAGCTGAGAATATCGGTAAAGAGAACAAAACCTTCGGGCATTGGGAAATCACCCGCTTGGCAAAAGGGGGACGTGTTATTTTCCCTGCCGGAAGTGCTTTTGGCGATGCTGAATTTGCCACTTTCCCGGGTTTATTGTATTTCAAAAAGGATAAAAACACAGAAAAACTCATCAATCCTTCGGTTGATTGTTTTGACATTCCGATCAAAAAAGGCTGTGGTACTATTCCGCATACTGACAAAACAAAGCTTTTGGCGGATGGTCAGGATGGCTGGGCTGCATACCTCAATGATGGGATATTATTGGTCAAGAGTTTTGAAAATACGGAGATTGATCGATTGGCACCAACGCAAGGCGAAGTTGAGCTATTTGTCAACCCTGACTTAGATTTTATCGAACTCGAAGAGCACGGAGCTTACCAAACAGTTGCTCCTGAACAAACCTCTACCTGGACGGTAGATTGGTATATGTATAAGTACCCTTCCAATATGCCTCAGGATGCAGCATCGATTAAAGCATTTGTAGAAAAAAACATCAAGGTAAATAATTTATAA
- a CDS encoding 6-bladed beta-propeller, translated as MKQSNVITSGAFSYYVEKDWADKHHPSLNVHHCHEMVFNRKGQIILVNTEPKNNIVIFEPDGQIARSFTFGMKTAHGLTISEENGQEFIYVTDAEQGHRVIKADLSGNIVQEFEAPIGWGTYQNLEQWKPTETAVAPNGDLYVADGYGEGYVTQYNAEGQILQVFGGKGVFDSPHGIAVDDRFEEPRLIVTSRGEQSFFVCNMFGEIKQKIHLPDCWICRPVIKGDLLYFAVIVTKDWFVYDGGLVVLDKENQVISAPGMNMEKSRLDKENFYIESDYKTFLNPHDVAVDDDGNIYVPQWLSGKTFPYKLHRISE; from the coding sequence ATGAAGCAGTCGAACGTGATTACTTCTGGAGCTTTTTCCTATTATGTGGAAAAAGACTGGGCGGACAAACACCACCCGAGCCTGAATGTCCATCATTGTCACGAGATGGTTTTTAACCGAAAAGGACAGATTATCCTGGTCAATACCGAGCCCAAAAATAACATCGTCATCTTTGAGCCCGACGGACAGATTGCTCGCTCTTTTACTTTTGGAATGAAAACCGCCCACGGGCTGACGATTTCCGAAGAAAATGGGCAAGAGTTCATTTATGTTACTGATGCCGAACAGGGCCACCGGGTCATCAAGGCTGATCTTTCAGGAAATATTGTGCAAGAGTTTGAAGCGCCGATCGGTTGGGGAACCTACCAAAACCTGGAACAATGGAAGCCTACCGAAACCGCCGTTGCGCCCAACGGCGACCTCTACGTTGCCGACGGCTATGGCGAAGGCTATGTGACGCAGTATAATGCTGAAGGTCAAATCCTTCAAGTCTTTGGTGGCAAGGGTGTTTTTGACTCTCCCCACGGCATAGCGGTGGATGATCGCTTTGAAGAACCTCGACTGATCGTCACCTCAAGGGGTGAACAGTCATTTTTCGTTTGTAATATGTTTGGTGAAATCAAGCAAAAAATCCATTTACCTGACTGTTGGATTTGTCGTCCGGTCATCAAGGGAGATCTGCTATATTTTGCGGTCATCGTAACGAAGGATTGGTTTGTTTACGACGGTGGGTTGGTTGTTTTGGACAAAGAAAATCAAGTCATCAGTGCACCGGGCATGAACATGGAAAAAAGCCGTTTAGATAAAGAAAATTTTTATATCGAAAGTGATTATAAGACCTTTCTGAATCCGCACGATGTGGCTGTTGATGATGATGGGAATATCTATGTTCCGCAATGGCTGTCGGGAAAAACCTTCCCTTACAAGCTGCACCGGATAAGCGAATAG